A region of Vitis vinifera cultivar Pinot Noir 40024 chromosome 13, ASM3070453v1 DNA encodes the following proteins:
- the LOC100261971 gene encoding uncharacterized protein LOC100261971, with protein MEGEDQALFHAYPCAYYVQSPSTLSRANSADCQNNLSTCHSPLRSETFMNNPTNTSQEVNRFSYLSRYSSSSRGSNNSFLHEKKIVLYDAQSQGTGTENGENGENRRRMSVGMEVDGGGEEGGGGDDEEEEYYYGRSSFSSKSGGGGWWRYFSFRTSSSCLWICLQISWRLMVSLGAALLVFCIATKPPPPMMSIKMTGIRQFGLGEGVDASGVTTKILTCNCSMALMVDNKSKLFGLHIHPPLVEISFDHHPFATSHGQELYAPSHGSSKFQLYVGTRNKPMYGAGRAMQDMLETGEGLPLAIRVSLKSSFRVVWSLIVPKFHHQAECLLFLNRAYDKRHGTQVYNSTCTVTS; from the exons ATGGAAGGAGAAGACCAAGCTCTCTTCCACGCTTATCCTTGCGCATACTATGTACAAAGCCCATCCACCCTCTCCAGAGCCAACAGTGCTGACTGCCAAAACAACCTCTCAACATGCCACTCCCCTCTTCGATCAGAAACCTTCATGAACAACCCCACAAACACCAGCCAAGAAGTCAATAGATTCAGCTACCTCTCGCGATACTCGTCGTCATCACGGGGATCGAATAACTCGTTTTTGCATGAGAAGAAGATAGTACTGTATGATGCCCAGAGCCAGGGAACGGGGACGGAGAATGGGGAGAATGGGGAGAATAGGAGGAGGATGAGTGTAGGCATGGAGGTTGATGGGGGCGGGGAGGAGGGTGGTGGTGGGGATGATGAGGAAGAGGAGTATTATTATGGAAGATCATCGTTTTCTTCAAaaagtggtggtggtgggtggTGGAGATACTTCTCTTTTAGGACTTCATCTTCATGTTTGTGGATTTGCTTGCAGATAAGTTGGAGGTTGATGGTGAGCTTGGGAGCTGCATTGCTTGTTTTTTGCATTGCTACTAAGCCACCTCCGCCCATGATGTCCATCAAG ATGACTGGCATTCGCCAATTTGGCCTAGGAGAGGGCGTGGATGCCTCGGGTGTTACCACTAAGATCCTCACTTGCAATTGCTCCATGGCCCTAATGGTAGACAACAAGTCCAAGCTCTTTGGCCTTCACATTCACCCTCCACTCGTGGAAATATCCTTTGATCACCATCCTTTCGCAACTTCACAT gGCCAAGAATTATATGCTCCAAGCCATGGTTCATCAAAGTTTCAATTATACGTGGGGACGAGGAATAAGCCTATGTATGGTGCAGGAAGAGCCATGCAGGACATGCTAGAGACCGGGGAAGGCTTGCCACTGGCCATTAGGGTGAGCTTAAAGTCAAGTTTCCGGGTTGTTTGGAGCCTCATTGTGCCTAAGTTTCATCACCAGGCTGAGTGTCTACTATTCCTCAATAGGGCATACGATAAAAGACATGGAACACAAGTATATAATAGCACTTGCACTGTTACTTCTTAG